The following proteins come from a genomic window of Natronosalvus vescus:
- a CDS encoding DUF7284 family protein → MTHSRDLHPGWNPSHWDFDARGVSTVLDVALCLVLVSAAVGVLGVYLAAEDDSETHQTETADHVVELLGSTTISVEFSFDPLLEHATATDADVFDEPDDYPPDERTRVTHGPTAGLLADATRANLTVDDAWLGHEGAGFESRLEGPIASELFVVDASTAVSASWSPYEDAPLEGRTSVGRTPPPTADVSTVTMTVPSGFDDPALPADTESDHNFDAVAEPVATTIVDGYFPPEQTTLALERGGLDRDRTVYRYTRFSNALEGVEPSDLEEAIAQSTSDAETANTILVEALTQKLASDMDSRFERPADAADAITVAETTIVVQVWDT, encoded by the coding sequence GTGACGCATTCTCGAGATCTTCATCCGGGCTGGAACCCATCTCATTGGGACTTCGACGCCCGCGGCGTCAGCACCGTCCTCGACGTCGCCCTCTGTCTCGTGCTGGTGAGCGCCGCCGTCGGCGTACTCGGGGTCTATCTCGCGGCCGAAGACGATAGCGAAACCCACCAGACTGAGACGGCCGATCACGTCGTCGAACTCCTCGGCTCGACGACGATCAGCGTGGAGTTCTCGTTCGATCCCCTGCTCGAGCACGCTACAGCAACCGATGCCGACGTTTTCGATGAACCCGACGACTATCCGCCTGACGAACGAACTCGAGTGACTCACGGCCCCACAGCGGGGCTGTTGGCCGATGCCACCCGCGCGAACCTTACCGTCGACGACGCGTGGCTCGGTCACGAGGGAGCCGGATTCGAATCGAGGCTCGAGGGGCCCATCGCAAGCGAACTGTTCGTCGTCGACGCCTCGACAGCCGTGAGCGCGAGTTGGTCGCCATACGAGGACGCACCGCTCGAGGGGCGAACGAGCGTCGGACGAACGCCGCCACCGACCGCGGACGTTAGCACCGTTACCATGACGGTGCCGAGCGGGTTCGACGATCCGGCGTTGCCGGCGGATACTGAATCCGACCACAACTTCGACGCCGTCGCCGAACCCGTTGCAACGACCATCGTGGATGGGTACTTCCCCCCGGAGCAGACCACGCTGGCACTCGAGCGTGGCGGCCTCGACCGGGATCGTACCGTCTACCGATACACCCGGTTTTCCAACGCGCTCGAGGGCGTCGAGCCGAGCGACCTCGAGGAGGCGATCGCCCAGTCGACGAGCGACGCCGAAACAGCGAACACAATCCTCGTGGAGGCGCTAACCCAGAAACTTGCGAGCGACATGGACAGCCGCTTCGAGCGTCCCGCTGACGCCGCCGACGCGATCACGGTGGCCGAAACCACGATCGTCGTCCAGGTGTGGGACACATGA
- a CDS encoding DUF7285 family protein gives MEPDANTTSERGQTEPIAALVAVATVCLALALYASALYGMFPTSTDRSVAEPTLESVQGTVAADGVYDPHATPDPITEIPSDRLPDGNTVTITVTTIERGQPVAVSTGRYVHGEYEPRTPPDHPASDPPRPADNSVDEASRPIAVRESTGKVSSGTLHVEVWS, from the coding sequence GTGGAACCTGACGCGAACACCACGTCTGAACGCGGCCAGACCGAACCCATCGCGGCACTCGTCGCCGTTGCTACGGTCTGTCTCGCGCTCGCCCTGTACGCCAGCGCCCTCTACGGAATGTTTCCAACGAGCACCGATCGATCGGTGGCCGAGCCAACGCTCGAGTCCGTCCAGGGGACGGTCGCGGCCGATGGCGTCTACGACCCGCACGCGACGCCCGATCCGATCACGGAAATTCCGAGCGACCGACTGCCAGACGGTAATACCGTCACGATCACGGTGACGACGATCGAGCGCGGACAGCCAGTCGCGGTCAGCACAGGGAGGTACGTCCACGGTGAATACGAGCCTAGAACACCACCAGATCATCCGGCTTCCGACCCGCCGAGGCCAGCAGACAACTCGGTCGACGAAGCAAGTCGCCCCATCGCCGTCCGGGAATCGACCGGGAAAGTTTCGAGCGGTACGCTTCACGTGGAGGTCTGGTCGTGA
- a CDS encoding tubulin/FtsZ family protein, whose amino-acid sequence MKVALIGVGQAGGKVAERLTEFDADMGFNAVQGALAVNSATPDLQSLEYVETQLIGADRVNGHGVGGDNELGAEIMQSDIQEVLGSLDGHVTSRAEAIVVVAGLGGGTGSGGAPVLVHHLKRVYDVPVYALGVLPGRNEGSLYQANAGRSLKTVVREADATILVDNDAWHSQGESVESGFDSINQHIAQRFGLLFASGEAVEGVGESVVDSSEVINTLRQGGIAALGYASAPASDDSTQNIRNVMSVSRQALLTGTSLPEARKGDAALLVIAGRPESIPRKGVEKARRWLEDETQSMQVRGGDFPLDTDRVAALVLVGGVERSERIQQFLDRARAAQKAEAKKEDDSSDPADPFANDQLENLF is encoded by the coding sequence ATGAAAGTTGCCCTGATTGGTGTGGGACAGGCCGGCGGCAAGGTGGCCGAACGCCTCACCGAATTCGACGCTGATATGGGGTTCAACGCCGTCCAGGGAGCCCTGGCGGTGAACTCCGCGACCCCCGACCTCCAGTCTCTCGAGTACGTCGAAACGCAGTTGATCGGTGCCGATCGCGTCAACGGTCACGGCGTCGGCGGCGACAACGAACTCGGCGCTGAGATCATGCAGTCGGACATCCAGGAGGTGCTGGGATCGCTCGACGGCCACGTCACCTCCCGTGCGGAGGCCATCGTCGTCGTCGCTGGCCTCGGTGGCGGCACCGGGAGCGGGGGTGCACCCGTGCTCGTCCATCACCTCAAACGGGTGTACGACGTACCGGTGTACGCACTCGGCGTTCTCCCGGGACGAAACGAAGGCTCGCTCTATCAGGCGAACGCCGGTCGGTCGCTGAAAACGGTCGTCCGCGAAGCCGACGCCACGATCCTCGTGGACAACGACGCCTGGCACAGCCAGGGTGAAAGCGTCGAAAGCGGCTTCGATTCGATCAACCAGCACATCGCCCAGCGCTTCGGCCTGCTGTTTGCCTCCGGCGAGGCCGTCGAAGGGGTCGGCGAGAGCGTCGTCGACTCGAGCGAAGTGATCAATACGCTCCGGCAGGGTGGTATCGCGGCGCTTGGGTACGCGAGTGCGCCCGCAAGCGACGATTCCACGCAGAACATCAGGAACGTCATGAGCGTCTCCCGGCAGGCGTTGCTGACGGGGACGAGTCTTCCGGAAGCCCGCAAGGGGGACGCCGCACTGCTGGTCATCGCCGGTCGACCGGAATCGATTCCCCGGAAAGGCGTCGAGAAGGCGCGCCGATGGCTCGAGGACGAAACCCAGAGCATGCAGGTTCGTGGCGGGGACTTCCCGCTCGACACCGATCGCGTCGCTGCGCTCGTCCTGGTCGGCGGTGTCGAGCGATCGGAGCGCATTCAGCAGTTCCTCGACAGAGCTCGAGCGGCCCAGAAAGCCGAAGCCAAAAAAGAGGACGACTCGAGCGATCCGGCGGATCCATTTGCCAACGATCAACTCGAGAACCTGTTCTGA
- a CDS encoding formate--tetrahydrofolate ligase, with protein MTDPTRLLEDVPSDAEISNAAETRPIEDVAADLGLEPDEIERVGPNKAKITHRAIQLRSSDDRDGRLVLVTAMTPTRAGEGKTLTTVGIGQGLGELGEDGLVAVRQPSLGPIFGIKGGATGGGYAQIVPMDDINVHFTGDIHAITVAHNLVAAMVDNHIHQGHDPSIDVGDVVWPRAMDMNDRALRNVVVGLGGSVHGVPRESNFVITAASELMAVVCMAADIPDLKRRVGRVIVAYDRDDQPVTVDDLGVTGAVAAVLRDAVRPNLVQTLAGTPAFVHGGPFANIAHGTNSVVADQVGLSLADYVITEAGFGADLGAEKFFDIVSRNDLEPDAVVLVATVRALKHHGSNGDHEGGEDLEALQAGFDNLDHHVEVLRQVGFDPVVAINRFPDDIDAELEAVRAHCQDLGVRAAVSDVYRRGGEGGIELARAVRDAADEGAPDFEPLYDLETPLEEKIETVATNVYGADGVEFTSSARTDLERLERLGFGDLPVCLSKVPSSLSDEPGKLGVPTDWTLTVRELYPSAGPGFVVALTGDVMTMPGLPSEPAARQLDVDDDGNITGL; from the coding sequence ATGACTGATCCCACCAGGCTCCTCGAAGACGTCCCCAGCGATGCCGAAATCTCGAACGCAGCAGAAACCCGACCGATCGAAGACGTCGCCGCCGATCTCGGACTCGAGCCCGACGAGATCGAACGTGTCGGCCCGAACAAAGCCAAGATCACTCACAGGGCGATTCAGCTACGTTCGAGCGACGACCGTGATGGTCGCCTCGTCCTCGTCACGGCAATGACCCCGACGCGTGCGGGCGAAGGAAAGACGCTCACGACCGTCGGCATCGGTCAGGGCCTCGGTGAACTCGGTGAAGATGGGCTCGTCGCCGTCCGGCAACCCTCGCTCGGCCCGATTTTCGGCATCAAAGGCGGGGCGACGGGTGGGGGCTACGCACAGATCGTACCAATGGACGACATCAACGTCCACTTCACGGGCGACATTCACGCGATCACCGTCGCGCACAACCTCGTCGCGGCGATGGTCGACAACCACATCCACCAGGGACACGATCCCTCGATCGACGTCGGCGACGTGGTCTGGCCACGCGCGATGGATATGAACGACCGGGCACTCCGAAACGTCGTCGTCGGCCTCGGTGGTTCCGTCCACGGCGTGCCACGCGAGTCGAACTTCGTCATCACCGCTGCCTCTGAACTGATGGCGGTCGTCTGCATGGCGGCGGATATCCCCGACCTCAAACGTCGCGTTGGTCGCGTAATCGTCGCGTACGACCGCGACGACCAGCCAGTAACCGTCGACGATCTGGGTGTCACTGGGGCAGTCGCTGCCGTCCTGCGCGATGCCGTCAGACCGAACCTCGTCCAGACCCTGGCCGGAACCCCGGCGTTCGTCCACGGTGGGCCGTTCGCCAACATCGCCCACGGCACGAACAGCGTCGTCGCCGATCAGGTCGGGCTCTCCCTCGCCGACTACGTCATCACCGAAGCCGGGTTCGGCGCCGACCTCGGGGCCGAGAAGTTCTTCGACATCGTCTCGCGAAACGACCTCGAGCCCGATGCCGTCGTCCTCGTCGCTACCGTCCGCGCGCTCAAACATCACGGCAGTAACGGCGACCACGAGGGTGGCGAGGATCTCGAGGCCCTCCAGGCCGGGTTCGACAATCTCGATCACCACGTCGAGGTACTCCGGCAGGTCGGCTTCGATCCCGTCGTCGCGATCAACCGCTTCCCGGACGACATCGACGCGGAACTCGAGGCGGTACGCGCGCACTGTCAGGATCTCGGCGTACGAGCGGCCGTCTCGGACGTCTACCGACGGGGCGGCGAGGGCGGGATCGAACTGGCCAGAGCAGTCAGGGATGCGGCCGACGAAGGCGCACCAGATTTCGAGCCACTGTACGATCTCGAGACGCCCCTCGAAGAAAAGATCGAAACCGTCGCCACCAACGTGTACGGGGCCGACGGCGTCGAATTTACCTCGTCCGCCCGTACCGACCTCGAGCGCCTCGAGCGCCTCGGGTTCGGCGACCTCCCGGTCTGTCTCTCGAAGGTGCCGTCCTCGCTCTCTGACGAGCCGGGCAAACTGGGTGTCCCCACCGACTGGACGCTGACCGTCCGCGAACTCTATCCATCGGCCGGACCAGGCTTCGTCGTCGCACTCACCGGGGACGTGATGACCATGCCGGGACTACCGAGTGAACCAGCTGCTCGTCAACTCGACGTGGACGACGACGGGAACATCACGGGGCTCTAG
- a CDS encoding tubulin/FtsZ family protein, which yields MKLAMIGFGQAGGKIVDRFLDYDDRTNSGIVRSAIAVNSAKADLIGLDNIPKENRVLIGQARVKGHGVGADNELGAEIAEEDIDEVQNAVDAIPTHEVDAFLVVSGMGGGTGSGGAPVLAKHLKRIYTIPVYGLGVLPGTDEGGIYTLNAARSFQTFVREVDNLLVFDNDSWRQTGESVEGGYDQINEEIVRRFGILFGAGEVGEGQEVAESVVDSSEIINTLSGGGVSTVGYASEDVELNTGGGLLSRFTGGGAGADDGLDAANTTNRITSLVRKAALGRLTLPCEIEGAERALLVLSGPSEYLNRKGIERGRKWLEEETGSMEVRGGDYPQNVPEVSAAILLSGVTNVPRIKRLQQVAIEAQDNMEDIESQSKENLETLVEDDEDELEPLF from the coding sequence ATGAAGCTGGCGATGATCGGATTCGGACAGGCCGGTGGGAAAATCGTCGATCGTTTTCTCGACTACGACGATCGAACGAATAGCGGAATCGTCCGTTCGGCGATCGCTGTTAACTCGGCGAAAGCGGATCTCATCGGACTGGACAATATCCCCAAGGAGAATCGCGTACTCATCGGCCAGGCCCGGGTAAAGGGCCACGGCGTGGGTGCAGACAACGAACTCGGCGCGGAAATCGCCGAAGAGGACATCGACGAAGTGCAAAACGCCGTCGATGCGATTCCAACCCACGAGGTCGATGCGTTTCTCGTCGTCTCCGGGATGGGTGGCGGAACTGGCTCGGGTGGTGCCCCCGTCCTCGCAAAGCATCTCAAGCGAATTTACACGATTCCTGTCTACGGTCTCGGCGTCTTGCCTGGAACGGACGAAGGTGGCATCTATACCCTGAACGCCGCCCGATCGTTCCAGACGTTCGTCCGCGAGGTCGACAACTTGCTCGTCTTCGACAACGACTCCTGGCGACAGACCGGCGAGTCCGTGGAAGGCGGCTACGACCAGATCAACGAGGAGATCGTTCGCCGGTTCGGCATCCTCTTCGGTGCCGGTGAGGTCGGCGAAGGCCAGGAGGTGGCCGAAAGCGTCGTCGACTCTTCGGAGATCATCAACACCCTCTCTGGCGGCGGCGTCTCCACGGTTGGCTACGCCTCGGAGGACGTCGAACTCAACACCGGCGGTGGCCTTCTCTCCCGATTTACCGGCGGCGGCGCCGGCGCCGACGACGGCCTCGACGCGGCCAACACGACCAACCGCATTACGAGCCTCGTCCGCAAGGCCGCCCTCGGCCGACTGACCCTGCCGTGTGAGATCGAGGGCGCTGAGCGTGCCCTCCTCGTCCTCTCCGGCCCCAGCGAGTACCTGAACCGGAAAGGCATCGAGCGCGGGCGGAAGTGGCTCGAGGAGGAGACCGGTTCGATGGAGGTACGGGGCGGGGACTACCCCCAGAACGTCCCCGAAGTGTCGGCGGCGATCTTGCTCTCGGGCGTCACGAACGTCCCGCGGATCAAGCGCCTCCAGCAGGTGGCGATCGAAGCCCAGGACAACATGGAAGACATCGAGTCCCAGAGCAAGGAGAACCTCGAGACCCTCGTCGAAGACGACGAGGACGAACTCGAGCCGCTGTTCTGA
- the cofC gene encoding 2-phospho-L-lactate guanylyltransferase produces the protein MHVVVPFAGETPKSRLAPALESTERREFARAMLADVCTAIQETGREPTILSTEPLSASVLESIPGTVEVDDQSLSVAVNAILESTDGPVAVVMADLPLVTPAVLKRLFDAVGDVIVAPGRGGGTNALVVRHPEFRTDYHGASYLDHQKIAREVGATLETIDSFRLSTDIDEPDDLVEVWLHGGERSRTALEQFGFGLETTAGRVRLVRTD, from the coding sequence ATGCACGTCGTCGTTCCGTTCGCCGGTGAAACGCCGAAGTCGCGGCTCGCGCCCGCCCTCGAGTCGACCGAGCGCCGGGAGTTCGCTCGAGCGATGCTCGCGGACGTCTGTACGGCGATACAGGAAACCGGACGGGAGCCGACGATTCTCTCGACAGAACCGCTATCGGCGTCGGTTCTGGAGTCTATCCCAGGCACCGTCGAGGTCGACGACCAATCGCTCTCCGTCGCCGTCAATGCGATCCTCGAGTCCACCGACGGACCGGTTGCAGTCGTGATGGCCGATCTCCCGCTCGTGACGCCGGCCGTCCTCAAGCGGCTGTTCGACGCGGTGGGTGACGTGATCGTCGCCCCAGGACGCGGCGGCGGCACGAACGCGCTCGTCGTTCGTCACCCGGAGTTTCGAACGGATTACCACGGGGCGTCTTATCTCGATCACCAGAAAATCGCGCGCGAGGTGGGTGCCACGCTCGAGACGATCGACTCGTTTCGCCTGTCGACGGACATCGACGAACCCGACGACCTGGTCGAGGTCTGGCTCCACGGCGGGGAACGTTCACGAACGGCGCTCGAGCAGTTCGGGTTCGGGCTCGAGACGACCGCGGGTCGGGTTCGATTGGTTCGAACGGACTGA
- the cofG gene encoding 7,8-didemethyl-8-hydroxy-5-deazariboflavin synthase subunit CofG, whose protein sequence is MIPGAEAYDVDIGIDADERGRLLEVMPDDVDPAPELSFCRNVFIPLTTACRYTCTYCTYFDPPGEASLLGLEEVRDICQRGADAGCTEALFTFGDDPDERYTGIYDQLESWGYESIHTYLRAACAVALEEGLLPHSNPGDQTLEQMETVADVNASMGVMLETTADVDAHAGPRRKEPGQRLRTIQNAGELDVAFTTGILVGIGESWRDRAESLLAIAELHGRYDHIQEVIVQPVADNERWSGGGPTLETMRRVTAMARVALPEEISVQVPPNLAPARELIDCGIDDLGGVSPVTDDHINPDYAWPALRELEAIAETAGVPLWERLPVYERFLPESLRSLDFDGVLADGVDDENGNREWISPTIRAALEDSSCPSNCGRPVH, encoded by the coding sequence ATGATCCCCGGGGCCGAGGCCTACGACGTTGACATCGGCATCGATGCGGACGAGCGCGGCCGACTGCTCGAGGTGATGCCAGACGACGTCGACCCGGCCCCCGAACTCTCGTTCTGCCGTAACGTGTTCATCCCGCTGACGACCGCCTGCCGATACACCTGCACATACTGCACGTACTTCGATCCACCTGGCGAGGCCTCGCTATTGGGCCTCGAGGAGGTGCGCGACATCTGTCAGCGTGGTGCCGACGCGGGCTGTACGGAAGCGCTGTTCACCTTCGGGGACGACCCCGACGAGCGCTACACCGGTATCTACGATCAGCTCGAGTCCTGGGGGTACGAGTCGATTCACACCTATCTGCGAGCGGCCTGTGCGGTCGCCCTCGAGGAAGGCCTGCTTCCCCATTCGAATCCAGGCGACCAGACGCTCGAGCAGATGGAGACGGTCGCCGACGTCAACGCGAGCATGGGCGTCATGCTCGAGACGACGGCGGACGTGGACGCCCACGCGGGCCCGCGCCGGAAGGAACCCGGCCAGCGCCTGCGGACGATTCAGAACGCCGGCGAACTCGACGTCGCGTTCACGACCGGCATCCTCGTGGGCATCGGCGAGTCGTGGCGCGACCGCGCCGAGAGCCTGCTCGCCATCGCCGAGTTACACGGCCGCTACGATCACATCCAGGAGGTCATCGTCCAGCCCGTCGCCGACAACGAGCGCTGGTCGGGTGGCGGCCCAACCCTCGAGACGATGCGTCGCGTGACGGCGATGGCGCGGGTGGCCCTTCCCGAGGAGATTTCGGTGCAGGTGCCCCCGAACCTTGCCCCCGCCCGAGAGCTTATCGATTGCGGCATCGACGACCTCGGCGGCGTGTCGCCGGTCACCGACGATCACATCAACCCCGACTACGCCTGGCCGGCGCTGCGCGAACTCGAGGCCATCGCCGAGACGGCGGGGGTTCCGTTGTGGGAGCGACTGCCGGTGTACGAGCGGTTTCTGCCCGAATCGCTTCGATCGCTCGACTTCGACGGCGTACTTGCGGACGGCGTCGACGACGAAAACGGGAATCGGGAGTGGATCTCCCCGACGATACGGGCGGCGCTCGAAGACTCGAGTTGTCCGTCGAATTGCGGGCGGCCCGTTCACTGA
- a CDS encoding PQQ-binding-like beta-propeller repeat protein yields MRELPRRTVLATGVALTSGSVLGSKGIGATDADAGSADDLPDSTIEANPEMDDDWPSHRGDPGHARYIDDGHAFDGDSLEAAWSVEHGGLDSVGNVGTVAVADDTVYTTTEDGVAALEAADGSVVWENTEVEAGTPSVVDERVYLSGYEVVALDRTDGSVVWETEFDPEEEIYWQTVAYGGVYVVVDGTLYALDADDGSILWEKESVTAPEDFYHGEGEAEYEFVTATAAANGVIYSVTGAGPIAFEPETGEEVWREEREPYTTSPGIHATSTAVAYYGGAYNERLVHDATTGEWLTMAHGTRELAIGEELYVGGGTDQEYNGGPIDGDEPSWSLDVTYTYGRAVISGDTVYAYLYQDGHNYGDRDYDEELVALDKYDGSEKWTVERGDAPVGAIRAISGETIYVDHDSELVALRESPDEDDQQDEDDGTDDDLQDDPGDEDSDEEDGTDEDGNEEPDENGSDDDDSCPDDDGGGCPDDDETDGEDTAGSGDGDGDTDDGTGGSSDDDDAGEADESASQTGQSAADDGMPGFTVGASALSGLLGLEWLRRRADTDESTEK; encoded by the coding sequence ATGCGAGAGTTACCTCGCCGAACGGTGCTTGCGACAGGTGTAGCGCTTACGTCCGGCAGCGTTCTCGGTTCGAAAGGGATCGGCGCGACCGACGCGGATGCGGGGAGTGCGGACGACCTCCCGGATTCGACGATCGAGGCGAATCCGGAGATGGACGACGACTGGCCCTCCCACCGGGGTGATCCCGGGCACGCGAGATACATCGACGACGGCCACGCGTTCGACGGAGACTCGCTCGAGGCCGCGTGGTCGGTCGAACACGGTGGGTTAGACTCGGTGGGCAACGTCGGAACCGTCGCCGTCGCCGACGACACGGTGTACACGACCACCGAAGACGGCGTCGCCGCGCTCGAGGCCGCCGACGGCTCGGTCGTCTGGGAGAACACGGAGGTCGAAGCGGGCACGCCGTCGGTCGTCGACGAGCGCGTCTACCTCAGCGGGTACGAGGTGGTCGCGCTCGACCGAACCGACGGCTCGGTCGTCTGGGAGACCGAGTTCGATCCCGAGGAGGAGATCTACTGGCAGACGGTCGCCTACGGCGGCGTCTACGTCGTCGTCGACGGGACGTTGTACGCGCTCGATGCCGACGACGGCTCGATTCTGTGGGAGAAGGAGTCGGTCACGGCCCCCGAAGACTTCTACCACGGCGAGGGCGAGGCGGAGTACGAGTTCGTCACGGCGACCGCGGCGGCCAACGGCGTGATCTACAGCGTCACGGGTGCAGGCCCGATTGCGTTCGAGCCAGAGACCGGTGAGGAGGTCTGGCGGGAGGAACGCGAGCCCTACACGACGTCGCCCGGCATCCACGCGACGTCGACCGCCGTCGCCTACTACGGTGGGGCCTACAACGAACGGCTGGTGCACGACGCCACGACGGGTGAGTGGCTGACGATGGCACACGGCACCCGCGAGCTGGCGATCGGCGAAGAACTCTACGTCGGTGGCGGTACCGATCAGGAGTACAACGGCGGGCCGATCGATGGCGACGAACCCAGCTGGAGTCTCGACGTGACCTACACCTACGGGCGTGCCGTGATCAGCGGCGACACGGTGTACGCGTATTTGTACCAGGACGGACACAATTACGGGGATCGGGACTACGACGAAGAGCTCGTCGCCCTAGACAAGTACGACGGCTCCGAGAAGTGGACCGTCGAGAGGGGTGACGCGCCGGTCGGAGCAATTCGTGCGATCAGTGGCGAGACGATCTACGTCGATCACGACAGCGAGCTCGTCGCACTCCGAGAGTCACCAGACGAGGATGACCAGCAAGACGAGGACGACGGAACCGACGACGATCTGCAGGACGATCCCGGCGACGAGGACAGTGACGAGGAGGATGGCACTGATGAAGACGGAAACGAGGAACCCGACGAGAACGGGAGTGACGACGACGACAGTTGCCCGGACGACGACGGCGGTGGGTGTCCCGACGATGACGAAACAGACGGGGAAGACACAGCGGGCTCCGGTGACGGTGACGGGGATACCGACGACGGAACCGGCGGCTCGAGTGACGATGATGACGCCGGCGAAGCGGACGAATCCGCGTCCCAAACCGGCCAGAGCGCCGCGGACGATGGGATGCCGGGGTTCACGGTCGGAGCGAGTGCACTGAGCGGTCTCCTCGGTCTCGAGTGGCTGCGACGGCGGGCCGACACTGACGAATCCACGGAGAAGTAA
- a CDS encoding rhomboid family intramembrane serine protease — translation MPITTTQVVLGLTVAAALLFVWYADGRTSVRGALEHRFLYGVPWGTAVTVSIVVAFYLFVQGGLRHWSEPLMLPFVTWSYFYPTGVLTAGVAHGSPAHLLSNMAATLVFAPLAEYAWSHYPDLERRKRSRGADSDGSEYDPTYDGGLVNHPWVRAVVIFPGALLGLALLTAAFSLGPGLGFSGVVFALAGFVLVIYPLPAVIATVGAGALSTLFTAFSQPILRETLDPGAPSPPAWAGIGFQAHLLGFLIGVVLGIALLSLRNRRPEARHVFFATLLFGMAQALWLIAWPGGDDSFYLYRGAGVTLVFVLTILITVAVAGRTQPLPRPLSGVARAPSRRQFSILWLVVLFALVVLLVASAVAAGESVVLVAMTVGLVALVLATPALLAVVPTRLRPGSGPTTYRQGAVVVLVVFTVLVAASGIPLSLAVVDDDSAPAGGVEVGDYTVTYAENATSGQVPGVDLGDDELFASEQSGVIVVSEQRHLWTVPIRDVVLAHDGNGTVHVGGVDWRETVHVERTGWEVTGNDTVYVVDLEVNGEVTRSFESEPATAHAQIDEQSIVIVPTAEGFDVRITRDGERIDETPLPSAGETATVGDLEIATEVVDGVDRLVVRGDGSSVQVAERETY, via the coding sequence ATGCCGATCACGACGACGCAAGTTGTTCTCGGGCTCACGGTGGCTGCCGCCCTCCTCTTCGTGTGGTACGCCGACGGTCGGACGAGCGTGCGTGGGGCGCTCGAGCACCGATTCCTCTACGGCGTTCCCTGGGGAACGGCGGTCACGGTGTCGATCGTCGTCGCGTTCTACCTGTTCGTCCAGGGCGGACTTCGTCACTGGAGCGAGCCGCTGATGCTCCCGTTCGTAACCTGGTCGTACTTCTACCCCACGGGAGTGCTCACTGCTGGTGTCGCACACGGCTCGCCCGCCCACCTGCTGTCGAATATGGCGGCGACGCTCGTCTTCGCCCCGCTCGCGGAGTACGCGTGGAGCCATTACCCCGACCTGGAGCGACGAAAGCGGTCTCGAGGGGCTGACTCTGATGGTAGCGAATACGATCCCACTTACGACGGAGGCCTGGTAAACCACCCGTGGGTACGGGCCGTCGTGATATTCCCGGGTGCCCTGCTCGGGCTGGCGCTACTGACTGCAGCGTTTTCGCTGGGCCCGGGGCTCGGCTTCTCCGGAGTCGTGTTCGCCCTCGCAGGATTCGTGCTGGTGATCTACCCGCTTCCTGCGGTGATCGCGACGGTCGGTGCCGGGGCGCTGAGCACGCTTTTCACCGCGTTTTCCCAGCCAATTCTGCGCGAAACGCTCGACCCGGGTGCACCCTCGCCACCCGCGTGGGCGGGGATTGGATTTCAGGCTCACCTGCTCGGCTTCCTCATCGGTGTCGTTCTTGGAATCGCCCTTCTCTCCCTCCGAAATCGCCGCCCGGAAGCCAGACACGTCTTTTTCGCGACGCTCCTGTTCGGGATGGCACAGGCGCTGTGGCTCATCGCGTGGCCAGGGGGTGACGACAGTTTTTACCTGTACCGCGGGGCTGGCGTTACCCTCGTCTTCGTACTAACTATTCTCATCACCGTCGCTGTCGCGGGTCGGACACAACCGCTTCCGCGACCGCTTTCCGGCGTGGCTCGCGCGCCCTCGAGACGCCAGTTCTCCATCCTGTGGCTCGTGGTTCTGTTTGCCCTGGTCGTGTTGCTAGTCGCGAGCGCCGTCGCAGCCGGCGAGTCTGTCGTATTGGTGGCCATGACGGTAGGGCTGGTCGCGCTGGTACTCGCCACGCCGGCACTACTGGCGGTCGTCCCCACCAGGTTGCGACCCGGCAGCGGGCCGACTACCTATCGCCAGGGTGCAGTCGTCGTGCTCGTGGTGTTCACCGTTCTCGTCGCGGCGTCCGGGATCCCATTGAGTCTGGCGGTCGTCGACGACGACAGCGCGCCTGCCGGGGGCGTCGAGGTCGGCGACTACACCGTTACCTACGCCGAGAACGCGACCAGTGGGCAGGTGCCTGGTGTCGACCTCGGTGACGACGAGCTCTTTGCGAGCGAGCAAAGCGGGGTCATCGTGGTCAGCGAACAGCGTCACCTGTGGACGGTACCCATTCGCGACGTGGTGCTCGCACACGACGGAAACGGAACGGTTCACGTCGGTGGTGTCGACTGGCGGGAAACCGTCCACGTCGAGCGAACCGGCTGGGAGGTGACCGGCAACGACACCGTTTACGTCGTCGACCTCGAGGTCAACGGCGAGGTGACGCGTTCGTTCGAATCGGAACCGGCCACCGCCCACGCACAGATCGACGAGCAATCCATCGTCATCGTCCCGACAGCGGAGGGATTCGACGTTCGGATTACGCGAGACGGGGAACGCATCGATGAGACTCCACTCCCGTCCGCTGGCGAGACGGCGACGGTCGGGGATCTCGAGATTGCGACTGAGGTCGTCGACGGCGTCGATCGCCTCGTCGTTCGCGGCGACGGCTCGAGCGTGCAGGTCGCCGAGCGGGAAACGTACTGA